A single region of the Populus nigra chromosome 2, ddPopNigr1.1, whole genome shotgun sequence genome encodes:
- the LOC133682223 gene encoding GDSL esterase/lipase At2g42990-like, which produces MGYMHVLSLFCMQIILLLVVVAETTAKVPAIIVFGDSSVDAGNNNVISTLLRSNFKPYGRDFEGGLPTGRFCNGRIPPDFISEAFGLKPAIPAYLDPLYRISDFATGVCFASAGTGYDNATSNVLNVIPLWKELEYYKDYQNKLRAYVGDRKANEIFSEALYLMSLGTNDFLENYYTIPTRRSQFTVRQYEDFLVGLARNFITELYHLGGRKISLTGVPPMGCLPLERTTNIMGHHDCLQEYNDVAMEFNGKLEGLASQLKRELPGLRLLYTRTAYDTFDQIIRTPAAYGFQVTGMACCATGTFEMSYLCNEHSITCRDANKYVFWDAFHPTEKTNQIISQKLIPILLAEFQ; this is translated from the exons ATGGGTTACATGCATGTTCTTAGTCTCTTCTGCATGCAAATAATATTACTCCTAGTAGTAGTTGCTGAAACGACAGCTAAGGTCCCAGCAATCATAGTGTTTGGAGATTCATCTGTTGATGCTGGAAACAACAATGTGATTTCCACTTTGCTCAGGAGCAATTTCAAGCCTTATGGCCGCGATTTCGAAGGTGGGCTCCCCACAGGACGTTTCTGCAATGGGCGCATACCTCCTGACTTCATTTCTGAGGCATTTGGTCTCAAGCCAGCAATACCAGCTTACTTGGATCCTCTGTATAGAATATCAGATTTTGCCACTGGTGTTTGCTTTGCTTCTGCTGGGACTGGCTATGACAATGCAACTTCTAATGTGTTA AATGTGATACCCTTATGGAAGGAACTGGAGTACTACAAGGATTACCAAAATAAGCTGAGAGCCTACGTCGGAGACCGGAAGGCGAATGAGATATTTAGCGAGGCTCTATACCTTATGAGCTTAGGAACGAATGATTTCCTCGAAAATTACTACACAATTCCAACCAGGCGATCCCAATTCACCGTCAGACAATATGAGGATTTTCTTGTTGGACTTGCTAGAAATTTCATTACAGAACTTTACCATCTTGGTGGTAGGAAAATATCTTTAACCGGTGTTCCTCCAATGGGGTGTCTGCCATTGGAGAGGACCACGAATATCATGGGTCACCATGACTGTTTACAAGAATATAATGATGTGGCCATGGAATTTAATGGGAAATTAGAAGGTTTGGCATCACAACTGAAGAGGGAGCTTCCTGGACTCAGGTTGTTGTATACAAGGACTGCATATGATACTTTCGATCAAATCATTAGAACTCCTGCTGCATATG GATTCCAGGTGACAGGGATGGCGTGTTGTGCCACGGGAACATTCGAAATGAGTTACCTTTGCAATGAACATTCGATTACATGTCGAGACGccaataaatatgtattttggGATGCCTTCCATCCCacagagaaaacaaatcaaataatctCCCAGAAATTAATTCCCATTCTTTTAGCAGAATTTCAATGA